The sequence CGAGAGCCAAATCGATTATGTACTAAGTGTTCTGCGCCAGATGGGCGAGAAGAGACTTGTCGAAGTAGAATGCCGGCAAGATATATATCAACATTACAACCGGAAAATCCAACAAATGCACCAGCAGATGATCTGGAGCCATGAGGGTATGTCCACCTTTTTCCGCAACGACCGGGGCCGAATCGTGACAAACAGCCCTTGGCGTCTGGTCGATTATTGGAAGTTGCTGAAGGAGGCGGATCTCGATGACTACCGTACCATGCCGCAAGTTGATTCCCGATTAGAGACTTCGGGTGTACCGCGAGAGGGCGTTCAACGCCCCGGCTCGCGACTCCGGCGTCGACCTTCTTGACGCGGCGGCTACGGTCAGCAATCGAATGGCGACCGCCGGGTGAGGCCCCCTTCGGCGGTCATATCGAGTGTCTGATCGGCACTCAGACGGGAAAAATCCGCCTCCTGCCAGCCACGACGTTCAGCAAGGCGCAGAAGCTTGACGCGCACAATTCCAAGGGGCATTCGGCCCTCACTTTGCGCGACGCCATGTACCTTCAAACGCCGTCCGGCCGGGCACCGTGACGTGCAACCGGCGAATATCTCCCCTGAGGGGAGTGCACTGCAAGCACCGCGAAAATACGTTTGATTAGTCCGTCCATATGACGAAAAGATGTGATGGAAACTCACCGGACCCGTCCTGCCCACCGCCGAATGCGGCTCAAGGCGAAAACGAGAAAGTGCGTTGTCAATGACTGCGTGTCCTCAGGTCTTCAACCTTTACGTCGCTGTCGAAAACATAGCCCGCACCCCGCTGGGTACGCATATACTGCACGCTCCGGCCCGGGCCCCTGCCCCAGCTTGCGACGAAGGCGCAGGATTTGAACATGGGTAACGTCATCCCCTGGTCGCATTCGCCGGCACCATCAATCCATCGGCCGGCAGTGTAAGTGTCTTTGTGCCACTGGAGCATGCGGTACTCGCCCGCGAAATGGCAAGTGTCGAATGGACGACAATGTTCGCCCACTATAGTCTCGGGACGCTTGCAAGCGTCTCCGACGTGGCCGCGCCTTGCCGCCTGTTTTGTACCGCCATGCTGCCGATAATCAGCAGACGCCTAGCGTGCGCTCGCCCACTATCGAGATCGGCCGAGCTTCTGCTTGCCGCCCGTCGATTTCCGCAGCGGGGCAAGCCCGAGCCGCCAGCCAGCAGTGCGCAAAGTCGCCGACCAGATCAGGCCAAAGGTGCCCAAGCTCGCCTCAATCATGGATCATGCCGAAGAGGACGTGCTGGCCTACATGACCTTTCCACAAGCAGCACTGGGCCAAGTTGCACTCGACCCGATCGAGCGCCTCAACGGCGAGATCAAGCAACGCACCGAGGTCGTCGGCATCTTCCCCAACGACGACGCCATCGCGCGTCTCGTCGGCGCATTGCTGTTGGAGCAGAACGACGTGTATGGACCGCTCCCTGTTTGCAAGGCGAAATTGAACATAACGGCAGACACGGTTCTTGCGGTCGTGTATCCGGCCTGTTTACGCGAGCCACTCGGCCGCAGGCCTTGATGGTATTCGCGGATCGGCGGCCAGACAAATGGACGAGCTCATCTGGCTCGCATCGTTTCATGGGCCTTTGCCGAACCCGGATCATACCGGTTGCCATCACATTCGATTACCCTCGCAAGCCAGCACTGATCATAGGAACAGTGCTGAAGCTGCTATGCTGCAGACGGTGTCGCAGCAATTGGTTTGCGATACTTCTCATCCCGCGTCAGCATTGCCCATAAGGCGCGTGCCGTTTTGTGCGCGACTGCGACAGCGGTGACGTTCGTCGGTCTGCGTGCCGCGAGGGCAAGCAGCCACGGACGAGGCGGCACGTTTTTGCGGAACAGCGTTCCGACAATCGCTCTCGCGCCATGGATGAGAAGCGCCCGCAGATATCTGTCACCTCCCTTGCTAATCCTGCCGATACGCTCCTTCCTCCCGCTCGCATGCATCCTCGGAGTCAGCCCGAGCCAGGCCGCAAAGTGCCGGGCGGATTGGAACTGACAACCGTCTCCCACAGCTGCGACGATGGCGCTCGCAGTGATTGGGCCTACGCCGGGTGCAGTCGCCAGCCGGCGGCTATCTTCGTTGTTCTTGTGCCACTCGACAATTTGTCGTTCGACAGCAGCGATCTGTTCTTCGAGCATATCGATATGATCGAAGAGGGTATTGATAGCTTGGCAGGCGATCGCCGGCAGGTGGTCTGGCGTCATTGCGTTCGTTCGCTGCCGCAGCTCTGACATGCGGTAGCGGCCTTTTGCGGCGATGAGCCCAAACTCACCGACCAATCCACGAACAGCATTGATCGATGCTGTTCGTTGCCGAACCAGCAATGAACGAGATCGATGCAAAGCGAGCACGGCTTGCTGGTCTCGGGTCTTGATTGGAACGAAGCGCATGTTTGGCCGAGTCGCCGCCTCGCATATCGCCTCTGCGTCTGCGGCGTCGGTCTTATTCCGTTTGACACAGGGTTTGACATATTGCGGCGGAATGAGCCGAACGTCGTGACCAATCGTGACCAGCTCGCGAGCCCAGTGATGAGCGCTCGAGCATGCTTCCATCGCAATCAGACAAGGCGGCAGCTTAGCGAAAAACGCGAGCAACTCGCTTCGTCCAAGGCGTCGGCGTAGAACGGTTTGACCGGCGTCATCAACGCCGTGAGCTTGGAAGACTGTCTTTGCGAGATCAAGACCAACGGCAACAACAGGCATGGAAACATTCCTCCTTGGCTAAAAGACGCCCGCCATCTTCGCTGAGGGGAAGGGAGCGGTCCATGCCATCAAATGGGCGGTGCAGCGGTCCATCTACATGACCCTTGAGCCATCGCCGCTATGAGCTATGATCATCCGCAAATCAGCCTGGCCGCTGTGGCAAGCTGCCCCCGCCCGGCTCCTGCTGGAAGCACGCCTTGCTGCCGACTGCTACACCACCCCCTGGGACATCATCATTTGGCTGAAACCTATTACAGTGGAGGACCCGTCGCGTGCCGATCACTGGTATGTCATCCTCGACCGAACGTGCACAATGCCTCCCGCGTTGAGCTCGGTGATGTCAGCAGACGAATCATTGCGCAACACCAACTGCGCATATCGCAACGACCCAGGGTTCACCAATACTGTCCGGCTTCGCGTCGGAATCACCGGAATGAAATCGAAATGGGTGGCCCGCTTCGTTTCGGAATCATTGTCCGACTGGACCGGCACACGCAGTCACTCGTGAATTAAAACCAAAAGCGCAATACACTGATGTGCTTGAACGCAATCCGTCCCACATTCCATGGTGTGGATAGGCCCCATACAAAAAATCGATTTTCCCAATCTTGGCAAATGCTGCATAGCGAAAGACCACCCGACGTGCGCTTCACGCCGCTGTTTGATCCTGTGACGGATGCCTTTTGTTGGGTCACGCCA is a genomic window of Sinorhizobium fredii USDA 257 containing:
- a CDS encoding IS110 family transposase, which codes for MPVVAVGLDLAKTVFQAHGVDDAGQTVLRRRLGRSELLAFFAKLPPCLIAMEACSSAHHWARELVTIGHDVRLIPPQYVKPCVKRNKTDAADAEAICEAATRPNMRFVPIKTRDQQAVLALHRSRSLLVRQRTASINAVRGLVGEFGLIAAKGRYRMSELRQRTNAMTPDHLPAIACQAINTLFDHIDMLEEQIAAVERQIVEWHKNNEDSRRLATAPGVGPITASAIVAAVGDGCQFQSARHFAAWLGLTPRMHASGRKERIGRISKGGDRYLRALLIHGARAIVGTLFRKNVPPRPWLLALAARRPTNVTAVAVAHKTARALWAMLTRDEKYRKPIAATPSAA